The Pseudofrankia sp. DC12 region AGGACGCCTACGCCATCACCCAGGCGGCCGCGATGGAGACCTGGCAGACCGGCGTGCCGTTCCGGGAGACGCTGCGTAAGCACGCGGCCGACCGTGGCCTTCCGCTGGACGAGCCGCGGCTGGACGAGGTGAGCCGACCGGAGCGATACGTCGAACGGCTCACCCCGGTCTTCGACCGGCTGGCCGCCCTCACCTGACAGCGCCGGCGGGCGCCTCACTGTCGGAAGGACGACAGCACCCTCGCGATGGCCGCGGAAACCGGTAGCGCCGTTGCGTCGTCGTGGATCGGCCGCGGCGGCGCATCTGGCGCCCGGGACAGCCTTGGAAACACGACAGACCGCCGGCTTCGCGCGGCCGTCTGCCGGATCGTGCCCGCTTGCTTCCGAACAGCGTCGGGGAGCGCACATGCTGTCACGACGGCGTCCCAGTTGAGCCGAGGCCACTCCATCAACCGACAATGGTTGATGGTTAATTCGACAACGCAGTAGCTGTCAGGCCAAATCCCTTCGCATTGCGAATGCACAACGCACACGGGAAGTGACCGTTAGTCCTGTACGATCCCCCCTCGTTCGGTCTCGCACCCGTGTGCGACCATGAGGCCCGTACTTGGCCTGCATCCACGAGGTCCGTACTTGGCCCGATTGACACAGCCGGATCTATTGCCACCCCGGCCGCCGCGTCCAGTGGGGGAGACATCATCTTGTCGGGACTACTTGACCATGGATCGGTCTTCGTCGCGGGGCACCGGGGGCTAGTCGGCAGCGCGATCACCCGGCGGCTGCGCGGTGCCGGGATCGACGTGATCACCCGCGGCCGGGACGAGCTCGATCTGACCGACACCGTCGCGGTCTCCCAGTTCTTCGACGAGGTGCGCCCCGCGGCGGTTGTGCTGGCCGCCGCCAAGGTCGGCGGAATCATGGCCAACGCGACCCAGCCGGTCGAGTTCCTCGAGAACAACCTGCACATCCAGCTGAATGTCATCTCGTCGGCCTGGCGCGCGGGCACGGAGAAGCTGCTCTTCCTCGGCTCCAGCTGCATCTACCCGAAGTTCGCGGCTCAGCCGATCACCGAGGACGCGTTGCTGACCGGCCCGCTCGAGCCGACCAACGAGGCCTACGCCATCGCGAAGATCGCCGGGATCACGCAGATCCAGTCGTACCGGCGGGAGTATGGCGCGCACTACGTTTCCGCGATGCCGACGAATGTTTATGGCCCGGGCGACAACTTCGACCTCGAGACGTCCCACGTGCTGCCGGCGCTCATCCACCGTTTCTATCTCGCGACCGAGCGGGGAGACCGCGAGGTCACCCTGTGGGGTTCGGGTACTCCGCGCCGGGAGTTCATCCACGTCGACGATCTCGCCGATGCCTGCGCCACCATTCTCGAGAAGTACGACGACCCCGCTCCGATCAATGTTGGTACCGGCACGGACGTTACGATCCGGGAACTGGCCGAGCTGGTCGCTGACGTCGTCGGGTTCACCGGCACGATCAGTTTCGACCCGGCGAAGCCGGACGGCACCCCGCGCAAACTGCTGGACGTCAGCAAGCTGGAGGGGCTGGGCTGGAAGCCGAGCATCTCGCTGCGTGACGGAATCGAGTCCACGTTCGCGTGGTGGAAGAGCTCCGGGCAGGTCGCCCGCGGCCGCGTGACCGTGGACGCGTAGTAGGCGGAACACGTCGCATGGCACGCGCCCAGCCACAGTCCGTGTCACCCCCCGCGTCAACGACGACCGAGGCGGGTCCGGTCGTCGGCGGGTGGGCGCAGAGCCTGGACACCGGCGGCGCAGCCACTGCCGTAGTGGCCGCGCGTTCGGCGTTGATTGTGACCGGGCTGGCAGCCCCCATCGGGCGAACACGATCACCCAGCCGTGCAGCCCGAGGTCAGCGGCGACACCGGTGCTATCGTTTTCAGAAGCCGTTTGATCGGGGACGACATGACTAAAGTCGCGATTGTTACTGGCGTCACGGGCCAGGATGGCTCCTACCTCTGCGAGCTTTTGTTGCAGAAGGGTTACGAGGTCCACGGCCTCGTCCGTCGCTCGTCCAGCTTCAACACCGCGCGTATCGATCACCTGTACCAGGACCCGCACGAAGACGGGCGCAAGCTGGTGCTGCACCACGCGGACCTGGACGACGGCCTGAGCCTGGTGAACATTCTCAAGGAGACCGGGCCGAGTGAGGTCTACAACCTCGGCGCGCAGAGTCACGTGCGGGTCTCCTACGACACCCCGCTCTACACCGCGAATGTGACCGGCGTCGGTGCGCTGCGCATCCTGGAAGCGGTCCGCGCGAGCAACCTGGACATCCGCGTCTACCAGGCGTCCTCGTCGGAGATGTTCGGCTCGACGCCGCCGCCCCAGAACGAGGAGACACCGTTCCACCCGCGCAGCCCGTATGCCTGCGCGAAGGTCTACGCCTACTGGTCGGCGGTCAATCACCGCGAGTCGTACGGGATGTACGTCTCGAACGGGATCCTGTTCAACCACGAAAGCCCCCGCCGCGGCGAGACTTTCGTCACGCGGAAGATCACCCGTGCGGTCGCGCGGATTCAGGCCGGGCTGCAGAATGAGCTGTACCTCGGCAATCTCGACGCGACCCGCGACTGGGGGTACGCGCCCGAGTACGTCAACGCGATGTGGATGATGCTGCAGGCGCCGGAGCCGGACGACTACGTTGTCGCGACCGGCACGACCTATTCTGTCCGCGAGTTCTGCCGGGTTGCGTTTGGCCACGTCGGGCTGAACTGGGAGGACTACGTTCGGTTTGATCCGAAGTACACGCGCCCGGCCGAGGTCGACGCCCTGATGGGTGACGCCAGCAAGATCAACGCGAACCTGGGGTGGAAGCCCGAGGTGACCTTCGAAGAGCTGGTACAGATCATGGTCGACGGCGACATCCAGCTGCTCGAGGATGAGCGGGCCGGTCGGCTCGTGCGCGTCGACAGGTAGTCAGCAGCCCAATTCTTATTGGTGAGCAGGCCGTCACGTGGCGTACCACCGGCGGCCGGCCAGCTCACTGGCGGCGCCCGCCTAATCGCCAACCGAGAGTGTCTTCCATCTGCCAGCCGGCCCGGTTGGCAGGTGTTGGAGTGCCTCGACCACACTGTTATCCTGGTACGAAGCGCGCGACTGAGCGGGAATCATCCCAAATTGAGGACGGACGGCAGCCAACAAGTGCCGCATCCGGCGCGATTGTTTCGGGCTGTGTGTTTCCTGTGAGGTCACTGGTTCTTTGTTGGCGTCGGTGTGTGCGCGCCGCGCCGCCTGATATTTATGACGGGTGCCATGTCGCGGGGGCAACGAGTAAGGAGTGTCGCTGTGCTGGAAGGGCGCACCGAGCCGAGGACGGTGGCCGGCACGCGTCGCTCCGCTCCCGTGATCCGGGAGGCCAGCTGCTGCGGCGTGCGTATCACGGCCTGCTCGTTTGAGGACGCCGTCGCGGCGGTCATCGGTATTCCGGTGAAGGGCGGCGACGAGGTGCCCGGCGCCGGCACGGCGGTCCACCTCTGCAACGCGTACACCCTGGCGCTGGCGGACCGCGAGGCCAGGCTGAAGAGGACGCTCAACACAGCCCGGTTCAACTTCCCGGACGGCTGGCCGGTCGCCCTGCTAACCCGCCAGCGGACCCGCCTGTCGGGGGCGGACAGCGAGAAGATCAGCGGTCCGGACCTGTTTCAGGCGGTGTTGTCCGCCGGCCGTGATCACGGCGTGAAGCACTATTTCCTGGGCTCCACGCCGGAGGTCCTGGAGGCGCTCGAGCGGTCGGTCCGCAGGGCCTACCCGGGCGTCCAGATCGCCGGGGTGGAGAGCCCGCCGTTCCGGGAGCTGACCCCCGACGAGCGGGCCGAGCAGCGGCTGCGGATCATCGCCTCCGGCGCGGACCTGGTCTGGGTCGGGCTCGGCACGCCCAAGCAGGACTGGGAGGTCGAGCGGCTCGCCGCCGAGATTCCCGCGGTGTTCCTCGCGGTGGGCGCGGCCTTCGACTTCCTGGCCGGCCTGAAGCCGCGTGCCCCGCGCTGGATGGGCGACTACGGCGTCGAGTGGATCTTCCGGCTGGCCAGCGAGCCGCAGCGGCTGTGGAAGCGCTACCTCGTCGGCAACCCGCAGTTCGTCCTCTCGGTCCTGCGCAACCGCGGCCACTGACGAATCGGCCGGAACGGGCGCGGAGCGCCCCGGACCTCCCCGATCGCCGACCTGCCGGATCGACTCCGCCGATCCGGCAGGAACCCTGTCGCCGATCCGGCAGGAACCCCGGGCCGATTCGTCTGGCCGGGCGCTGAGCGCCCCCTACCCTCTGCTCGGCCGGCGTGGACGACTGGGGTCGATGTCCAACGTGCTCGGTAGCTCTGGTCACCTCGGCACGACAATGACCAAGCCCGGTTCGGGGGTCTAGGTCTCGTCGTTGAGCAGGCCTTCGAGGTAGGTGCCGTAGCCGCTCTTGGAGAGCGGCCGAAGGAGCTCGGCGAGCTGGGCGTCGGTGATGAAGCCCTCCCGCCAGGCGACCTCCTCGACGCAGCCGATCTTCAGGCCCTGGCGTTCCTCGATCACCTGGACGAACTGGGCCGCCTGCATCAGTGAGTTGAACGTCCCGGTGTCCAGCCAGGCCGTGCCCCGGTCCAGCAGGTGCACGCCGAGCCGGCCCCGCTCCAGGTACGCCTGGTTGACCGCGGTTATCTCCAGCTCGCCGCGCGCACTCGGCCGCGTCTGGGCCGCGATCTCCAGCACCTCGTTGTCATAGAAGTACAGCCCGGTCACCGCGAAGCTCGACTTCGGCTTCGCCGGCTTCTCCTCGATCGAGACCGCGCGCCGGTCGGCGTCGAACTCGACGACGCCGTACCGCTCCGGGTCCGACACGTGGTAGGCGAAAACGATGCCGCCCACCGGGTCGGTGTAGCCCTTGAGCTGCTCGCCCAGGCCCACCCCGTAGAAGATGTTGTCGCCGAGGATGAGGCAGACCTTGTCGTCGCCGACGAAGTCCGCCCCGACGACGAACGCCTCGGCGAGGCCTCGCGGCTCGGCCTGGACCGCGTACTCGAAGCGGCAGCCCAGCCAGCCGCCATCCCCCAGCAGACGCTGGAACTGCGCCTGGTCGGCCGGCGTCGTGATGACCAGAATTTCCCGGATGCCGGCGGCCATCAGCGTCGAGAGCGGGTAGTAGATCATCGGCTTGTCGTAGACAGGCATCAGCTGCTTCGACACCGCCCGGGTGATCGGGTACAGCCGCGAGCCCGTTCCGCCGGCAAGAACAATGCCCTTCACGGACCCAGCCTAGCCGTGCCTGCTCCGCAGTCGTTGGAGCGCTTTGCGCGGTTCTCCCGCCAAATCTGCGCAGGTCGCCGGCCACCCCGTCACGCCGCGAGCGCCAGGGGCGGCCGGGACCGCCGTCCGCGATTTCGCGACCTGCCCACATATGCCACCATGGGTGGAGCTGTCGGCTTCGGGGAGATCGGGGAACAATGATCGTGCTTGGAGTGGGTAGTCCAGCGCGGCTCATGTCCCCGACCAGCGCCGCGCACGCCTCGCACGAGGTCATCGCATGAGCGCCCGCGACTTCATCGACCCACCGACCGAGGACCCGAACGGGCCCGCGCGGTGGGCGAGGCCGCCGGCCGGCTTGGCCGACCCGTCGGACCCGTCGACCACGACGGTGATCCGGCGCTCCCGGCATTCCGCCCGCGGCCGCGGCGCCACGGGTCCAGACGCCGCACCCAGGACGGCCGAGGCGGCCGGGCCGGACGCGGCGACGGACAGCCCCGAAACGCCGTTCGAGGACCCCGACAGCGGCTGGAAGCCGGCCGGCTCCCGGCGCGCCGACGCGGCCGACGACGGCACGGGGGCCTCGGGAGGCAAGCGTGGCCGCCTGATCGGCGGCGCCCGGGCCGGCCAGCCGGGGTCCCGCCGACGCTGGCCGCTGGTGGTCGGTGGCGTCGTCGTGCTGCTGATCGCCTGCGCGGCCGTCCTCGTCTACCAGGTGCTGAAGGTGAAGTCCGACCTCGCCAGCACCTCCAACGACCTCACCGCCGTCCAGGACGCCGCCACGTCCGGCGACATCCCGACCGCCAAGGCCCGGCTCTCGCGCGTCATCGACTCCGCCCACGCCGCCCGCTCGCACTCGGCCGGGCCGGTCTGGTGGGCCGCGTCCCACATTCCGTTCGCCGGCCCGAACCTCAGCACGTCCCGCCAGCTGGTGCTGTCACTCGCCGACCTCGCGGACGGCCCGCTGACCGACATGGTCTCGGTCTCGGACACGATCAGCCCGGACAGCCTGATCAAGGACAGCACGATCGACGTGCCGACCCTCGTGAAGGACCGCCCGACGCTGCTGCGCGCCGCCGCCGGCGTCGCCACCGTCGACAAGCGGATGCAGAGCCTGCCGTCGGCCCACCTCGTCGGCCCGGTCGCGACCGCCCGCACCCAGGCCGTCACCAAGATCGCCAAGCTGGACAAGCTGCTCGCCGGCATGGCCGACGCGCTCACCGTCGGCCCGGAGATGCTCGGCGCCAACGGCCCGCGAACGTACTTCCTGGCGTTCCAGAACAACGCGGAGATCAAGGCGACCGGCGGCCTGCTCGGCGTCTACGGCATCATGACCGCGGACCACGGCAAGATCACCCTGGTGCACACCGGCTCGAACGACGAGCTGAAGAACTTCAAGGTGCCCGTCGTCGACTTCGGGCCCGAGTACAACGCGAACTACGGCACCCTCTTCCCAGGCGCGCTGTGGTCCAACGGCAACTCCAGCCCGAACTTCCCGTACGCCGGGCAGACCTGGGCGACGATGTACGAGCGCCAGACCGGCACGCACATCGACGGCGTCATCGGCGTCGACCCGGAGATGCTCGCCGACCTGGTCCGGGCCACCGGGCCGATCACGCTGTCCAGCGGGCAGAAGGTCGACGGCGACTCGGTCGCCAAGCTCATCGAGGTCGACGCCTACGCCGACTTCCACGACGACACGACCAACTCCGATGAGCGCTCCGCCCGCAAGGACTTCCTGCAGGAGGTCGCCGACACGGCGTTCCACACGGCGCTGAGCAGCGACGTCAAGCCGAAGCCGCTGGTCACCGAGCTGAACACGGCGGCCAAGGGCGGCCACCTGCAGATCTGGACCCCGGTCGCGTCCGAGATGACCATCCTGCGCAAGGGCGGGCTGACGGGCGAGCTCTACCAGGGCACGGCGCCGTACGCCGGCGTCGTCCTCAACAACGTCTCCGGCGCGAAGCTCGAGTACTACCTGCAGCGCAACGTCAGCTACACCCTCGGTTCCTGTTCCGCCGGCCGGCGGCCCGGGCAGATCCAGATCGGCCTGACGAACCTGGCCCCGGCTGGCCTGCCACGGTACGTCTGGCAGCGGATCGACGCTCCTCCCGGCTCCTATCCGCGGGGCCAGGACGTGCTGCAGCTGTCGGTCTACCTGACCGACGGCGCGAAGCTGGTGAACGTCATGGTCAACGGCAAGGCCGTCGACTTCACCCGCGGCACGGAACTCGGCCACCCGAGAATCCAGATGTGGGTTTTCCCGACCCCCGGCCAGCCGTTGACCGTCACCGTCAACACCGACGAGCCGGCCACCTCGGCGAAGCCAGTCGTTCCGGCGCAGCCGATGGCCCGGCCGCAGCAGACCGAGATCAAGGCCGCTGCCTGCGGCTGAGCACCCGGAACGGGCGCTGAGCGCCCGCCGGGTGCTCAGCCGGCTCGGGCGCCGAGCGCCCTCGCCAACGTGGGACGGGGTAACCGGAAAAATGCGAGGCAAGCCCCCATCCAGGGCTGGCAACCTGGTTGCGCCTCACTGCTGGACTGAACAGGACATCGAACGATCACCGCGTTCCGCGGAACGGGCGATCACCGCGTGGTGGGCCCTTCATGGGCCACGCGGCCTTGGTCTCTGCCGCGTGCCCAGGGGCCGCGCGAGCCGGTACGGTCGGGACCATGCCGCTCACCCAATTGGAGTTCGCCGGACTCACCCACCTTGGCTCCGGCAAGGTCCGCGAGCTGTTCGCGGTCGGCGACGACGCCGTGCTCCTGGTCGCCAGCGACCGGATCTCGGCGTTCGACGTGATCCTTCCGACCGAGATCCCCGACAAGGGCGCGGTGCTCACCGGCCTGTCGCTGTGGTGGTTCGACCAGCTCGCCGATCTCGTGCCGTCCCATGTCATCAGCTCGAACGTCGACGAGTACCCCGCCGAGCTCCAGCCGTACGCCGAGCAGCTGCGCGGCCGCTCGATGCTGTGCCACCGCCTCGACATGGCTCTCGTCGAGTGCGTCGCCCGGGGCTACCTGACCGGAAGCGGCCTGAAGGACTACGTGCGTACCGGCGCCGTCAGCGGCCACATGCTGCCGGAAGGCCTGGTCGACGGCTCGAAGCTGCCGCGCCCGATCTACACCCCGTCGACGAAGGCGCCGATCGGCGAGCACGACGAGAACATCAGCCGCGCCGACGCCGCAACCCGGATCGGCGACGAGCTCGCCGCCGAGCTGGAGAAGCTCACCCTGCAGATCTTCGGCCGGGCCAGCGACCTGGCCGCCGAGCGCGGGATCCTGCTCGCCGACACGAAGTTCGAGTTCGGCCACGACCCGGCCGGCGTGCTGCGGCTCGGGGACGAGGTGCTCACCCCCGACTCGTCGCGCTTCTGGCCGGCGGACTCCTGGGCGCCCGGCGGCGCGCAGCCCTCGTACGACAAGCAGTTCATCCGCGACTACCTGGTCAACACGGGCTGGGACAAGGTCTCCCCCGCGCCGGAGCTGCCGGACGACATCGTCACCTCGACCCGGGACCGCTACGTCGAGGCCTACGAGCGCCTCACCGGCATCTCCTTCGCCGACTACCTCGCCACTTCGTAGGCCGATCGGCCCACTTCGTAGGGCGATCGGCCCGGACGGGCGCTCAGCGCCCTACGAGATGGCGGGGGCCTTGAGCGAATCCGACCAAGGTCCCGACCCTGGACGAGGGCCCGCCTCAGCCTTCCGCGTCACCTCGAACCACATCGGGGAGGGCGCTCAGCGCCCGAACCAGGCGGAGCGGCCCGCGGGCGCTCAGCGCCCGTTCGGGCCGATCGCCATCGAGTCGGCGGGGGCCTTGGCGGCGTTCGGGTCGAAGACCAGGACGGCGCCCTCGGGGATCTCCCCGCTGTCGTACTGGGCGACGACGTCGGCGGGCATCGCCGCCTGGTCACTGCCGCGACGGAAGTCCCGCAGGCTGGTGCCCTCGCACTGGGTGTCGACGTTCGGCGCCGAGCGGCCGGCCCGCAGGTCGGCGACGTTCACCGTCCGGAAGTCGATGCTGAACCGGGTCCGGCCGGAGGTGTTCGGCACGGTGGAGTGCATCTGCGCGGCCGAGAAGCCGATGACACTGCCGACCGGGCAGACGACCCGGAGCTGCGGGTCGGCCTGGACTGGCTCGCGCGGGCCGGGCTGCTTGCGGGTGTCCTTGGCGACGTGCTGCGCGGCCTGCGCCCGGCCGGTCGCGTTGTAGACGTAGTAGTTGAACTCCTCGGACCCGTTGCTGATCCCGGAGGTCCAGTAGTGCGGGTGGAACGCCATCGACGACTCGGACTCGAAGTCGTAGATCGGCAGCCACCAGTTGATCTGCGCCAGCGGCGCGGACCACCAGACATCCCGGTGCAGCGGGAACGCGTAGCCGACGCCGGCCGTGAGATAGCCGTCGGAGGTCGCCCCGCGCAGCCGGGGGACGTCGATGTAGGTCTCGTCCAGGTCCGAGCCGAGCCCGCGGACCACGTCGGCGATCAGGCCCTTGGTCTTCGGGTGGTGGATGAACTTCGGCTTGAGCGGGCCGAAGATCTCCACGAACTTCTCGACGGGCAGCTCGTGCTGGGCCACCACCGGGTCGTACGGCGCGAACGCGTCCTCGATGAGCTCGCGGGCGAAGTCGACCAGCGCCCGGACGGCCGGCGACGGGGACGTCACGAACAGGTCGCCGCCGTACAGCCGCTCCCGCCGGCGCTCGTCGGGCATCGTCGAATCGGTGAAGACGGTCGTCATCGTTGTCCTTGGTGGTCGGGCGGTCGGCCGCCACCGGGACGGCACAGCCGACAAGGTTTTCGATCCAGTTCGCGTCGCCGATGAACGGTGAGGAAGCACGGCGGCGTGGAACAGCCAGAGTCAGGGACGTCCCTCGGCACCATCGCCACGAGTGACGGTGAGAATGCATTCAAGAATGTTGGAGCGCATCGGGTCCTTCTGCACGCCTGCCCAGGCGCTCACCACGTCGGCACGGTGACACCTGGCCGGCCCGCCGCCCGGCCACAGATCATGGCCGGTCAGACAGGTCGCGACGATGCTCCCATCCGTGCCCTGACCAAGGATGCCCCAGGGTGGGCGGTGGCGCAATAGGTATTGCCTTGACGTTTTGACTACGAGTGTGTCATAGAGCCGACTGCCTCGATCGGGAGGGTCGTTCGGCATGAGCGCATCGTGCGGCCCGGCGCAGTGGACCCGTGACCAGCGGATCTTCCGGGACCGGCCAGCCGGGGAAAGCAGGATTGACGATCAGCTAACCGGCCCGGAAGGCCGCGCAGAATCCGCGTCATGGATGTCGCGGTCGACCTTGGTCACGGCCTGGACAATGCGTCCGGCGTCACCCGAGAAGCTCTCGCCACGAGAGGGTTCGGGAGCCGGTAGGGCCGAGAGGACGTTCGGCGCTAACGAACCCGTTCGCGGCTGAGAAGGATGCCAATCCGCTGTCGGGTCACCCCGAAGAACTGTCCGATGCGCTCATGGGTCCAGCCCTCAGCGACCAGCGCGGCTGCCTCCGCCCGGCGGAAGCGCCCGGCCGCCGAGGACAGCCGGTCCAGGACGTCGCTGAGGCTCTCGACGATCAGCGGCCGTTCCTCGGCCTCGACGATCACCCGGTAGAGGTCGCCGCCGACGCGGCGGTGCTCGATCTCATCCGCCCGCTGACGGACCCGCTCCAGCTGCGCGATCGTGTCATCGATGACTGCGACCAGATGACGCAGCTCGGCGATCGTCTCGTCGTCGGCGTCCACGATGCCCATTCTGGGGTACCGGCCGGGCCACGGACGCGATTCGTCGATCACGCCGGCGTGCGGCGGGATGACGGGCGGGGCGGGGCCTTCCGCGTCCGTCGGGTCGCCGGTCAGCAGGACCGCTGGAACGCGAGCGCCTTGATGAGCGCGCCCCACTCGTACACGATCGTCTTAGGCCAGTTGTCCCGGCCGGGCGAGACGCCGGCGATCTCCAGCTGCCCCTGGTAGCAGCGTTCGACCCGGATCCGGGCCCGAGTCTCCTGCGGCCGGCCGGTGACCACGATCACCTTCTTCCAGCCGTGCTCGCTGGCTAGCCGCTGCGTCGCCTCAGCCTCGCCGCGGGTCGTCGCCGGACTGGGCACGAAGCAGAACACCTGCGCGCCGGAGATCGTCGGGAGCGACTTCTGGCAGAACGTGGGATCCTGCGTCGAGACGGCGACGACCGGCGCATAGCCGTGGCCCGCCAGCCAGAAGGTCGTGTACTTCCGGTCGCCGATCCCGTCGAACATGACGATCGCGTCCGCCTTCGTCAGCGGGTCCGTCTTCGGGAAGACGAACAGCCGCAGGGTCACGGCAAGCAGACCCACGACCAGGACGAGAACCAGCCCGACGACGAGCCAACCGCGTCGCCGCAGCCGGCGGATCCGCCGGAAGGCCCGGGGCCGCTCCACCGCCGGCACGAGCGCCGGCTCCGCGACGCCGTCCACCACCACCGTGCCGGCCGGCTCCGCGACGCCGTCCACCACCACCGTGCCGGCCGGCTCCGCGACGCCGTCCACCACCACCGCGGGGGCCGGCTCCGCGGCGTCGTCGTCCACTGCTGGCGCCGGCGGCGCGGCGTCATCCAGCACCACGGAGGCCGGTTCCGCGGCGTCGTCCTGCATCGCGAGGTTCGGCAGCCTGTCGGACTCGGTCGGCTGGGAGCCTACGGCGGTCATCGCCCCGTCCGTCATCGCAGCACCGGCGGGCCACCCGCGAGGTAATCGTTGATCCGCTGCCGGCCGCTCTCGTGGAAGTCGAGGGCGTCGAGATCCTCGAACGCGACGAACGCGACGTCGAGCGACTCCTCGCTGGCCCGCAGCTCGCCGCCGACGATCGTGCAGGCGCAGCAGATGGTGAACTCCTGGCGGCGCTCACCATCCGCGTAAACCATCACATGGCTCGGATTCGAGTAGACGCCGACGATCCGGTCGACCCTGACGTCGAGACCGGTCTCCTCGTGGATCTCGCGGACCACGCAGTCCTCGAACCACTCGCCGATCTGCATCCCGCCGCCGGGGATGCCCCACTTGCCGTTGTCACGGCGGCGTTCGAGCAGGAAACGCCCCTGGTCGTCGACGACGATCGCGCTGCCGCCGACGACCAGGGAGTTGGCTAGCTTCGCCTCAGGCGCTCCGGCTGCGGCCGCGTCCCGATGTTGCTGGGAGTACTCCCTCCATACCACCGGGATCGCGGCCTTTCCGTCTACCTGGACGACTCGACCCTTACGTTACAGGAGGGTCAGACTTCCTTCAGCTCCGTGGTGACGCCGAGCTTCTTCAGCTCGTCCCCGATCTCGGCCAGATAGATCGGGTTCATGACGATCACGAGCTCGGGCTTGTCCTCGACGAGCTGCTCGGGCCCGACGATCAGGTGCCCGCTGCCAGCCATGTATTTCCCGTGCTTGTACGGGTTGATGTCCACGGCGTAGTCGACCAGCTTGCTCGCCTCGCCTAGGCCGGCGAAGAACGACACGCCCTTGGAGCCGGAGCCCCAGATCGCGACGCGCCCACCCCGAGCTCGGACCGCGCGGATCTCGACGGCCCAGTTGTCCAGGCTGGAGTTGACCTTCTGCTCGAACGGCGCGAGCGACGCGGCAAGCCGCTCGATGTCGTCCTCGATCGCCAGCGGCTCGCCGGGGGCCGGCACGGTCGACGGCTTGGCCTCGATCACCAGGTACTGGTCGTCGTACTCGCGCGTGACCTCAAGCACCTCGAAGCCGGTCGCGCGGAACAGCCGAGCCAGCGAGCCGGCCGAGAAGTACGTGCAGTGCTCGTAGTAGACATCCCAGTACGCGGCGTCCTCAAGGATGCGCAGCACGTCCGGCAGCTCGAACAGCACGATCGTGTCCGGCTGGTCACCGATGGCCGCACGGACGTTGCGCATGAACTCGCCCACCGGCGAGATGTGCTCAAGCGTGTGCCGGCAGACGA contains the following coding sequences:
- a CDS encoding NUDIX domain-containing protein, whose translation is MVWREYSQQHRDAAAAGAPEAKLANSLVVGGSAIVVDDQGRFLLERRRDNGKWGIPGGGMQIGEWFEDCVVREIHEETGLDVRVDRIVGVYSNPSHVMVYADGERRQEFTICCACTIVGGELRASEESLDVAFVAFEDLDALDFHESGRQRINDYLAGGPPVLR
- a CDS encoding class I SAM-dependent methyltransferase, giving the protein MTSIDRCPACDGANLTPFYAKDQVASHSCLLMDSEAEALAFPKGDLRISFCDDCAFVFNADYDGHMAAYSEKYEETQAFSPLFREFARDLAKRWVDKYDLHGKSVLEIGCGKGEFLVNMIEQGAGAGIGIDPGVRPERIAPELEGKLTWIADYYGPSYNHLKADAVVCRHTLEHISPVGEFMRNVRAAIGDQPDTIVLFELPDVLRILEDAAYWDVYYEHCTYFSAGSLARLFRATGFEVLEVTREYDDQYLVIEAKPSTVPAPGEPLAIEDDIERLAASLAPFEQKVNSSLDNWAVEIRAVRARGGRVAIWGSGSKGVSFFAGLGEASKLVDYAVDINPYKHGKYMAGSGHLIVGPEQLVEDKPELVIVMNPIYLAEIGDELKKLGVTTELKEV